Proteins found in one Aethina tumida isolate Nest 87 chromosome 1, icAetTumi1.1, whole genome shotgun sequence genomic segment:
- the LOC109597161 gene encoding uncharacterized protein LOC109597161 isoform X1, which yields MLTETCVDYHDKRSNMNKLCRQVSIESPGPSIKDCVFSFEVPVPDVPAKGARIRVVCAGACYRMRNRSPSTSSVSSVSSTMSVEDSGYSPAFYGVRDGALFPGYEVSGVIDELGSDVVQTDELKVGSRVVLYPYDGIPHGYAEYIVVPEMSYLVPIPDSLPLGVAAMLPTGALLAKNAVVTAHRHVTELLKDRASDHIVRILIVGTGGLALWALRIAEHHFQTPEYKNRVNITVATLKDEWFLLVGSELKTVNFVQWNEDVYEKQLIERTKDACNGLVDIVIDFGTTSRSLHRSLQCLNTGGVVLVSEDVAERLLPKFSRRSQERNQKIEPVATGSIEQLKQLVKYVASGEIIPPPHTEFSPDEAPAVIQKLCMSEIPGRAILRFHDIQ from the exons ATGTTAACCGAAACTTGTGTTGATTATCACGACAAGAG GTCGAACATGAATAAGTTGTGTCGTCAAGTATCCATAGAGTCCCCCGGACCATCCATCAAAGACTGCGTCTTCAGCTTCGAAGTACCAGTCCCCGATGTGCCGGCCAAGGGGGCCCGCATCCGCGTCGTCTGCGCCGGAGCCTGCTACCGCATGAGGAACAGGTCCCCATCCACGTCCAGCGTCTCGTCCGTGTCCAGCACCATGTCCGTCGAGGACTCCGGCTACAGCCCGGCCTTCTACGGCGTCCGAGATGGTGCCCTGTTCCCCGGCTACGAGGTCTCCGGAGTCATCGACGAACTGGGCTCCGACGTCGTCCAGACCGACGAACTAAAGGTCGGCTCCAGAGTCGTCTTGTACCCGTACGACGGTATACCCCACGGCTACGCTGAGTACATCGTCGTTCCGGAGATGTCCTACTTGGTACCCATCCCCGACAGTCTGCCGTTGGGCGTCGCCGCCATGTTGCCCACAGGTGCTCTATTGGCCAAGAACGCGGTCGTCACAGCTCACCGTCACGTCACCGAACTGCTTAAGGATCGCGCCTCCGATCACATCGTGAGGATCTTGATCGTCGGCACCGGTGGCCTGGCATTGTGGGCCCTGAGGATCGCCGAGCACCATTTCCAAACTCCCGAATACAAAAACCGAGTCAATATCACAGTTGCTACCTTAAAGGACGAGTGGTTCTTGCTTGTTGGATCTGAGTTGAAGACCGTCAACTTCGTACAATGGAACGAGGACGTTTACGAGAAGCAGCTCATTGAAAGAACCAAGGACGCGTGCAATGGCTTGGTCGACATTGTCATCGACTTTGGCACCACCTCAAGATCTCTTCATCGATCTCTTCAATGCCTCAACACT GGAGGAGTGGTGTTAGTGAGCGAAGACGTGGCCGAACGTCTCTTGCCCAAGTTCTCGAGACGTAGCCAGGagagaaatcaaaaaattgaacCCGTAGCTACTGGTTCCATCGAACAGTTGAAGCAGCTCGTCAAGTACGTGGCTTCTGGAGAG ATCATCCCTCCGCCTCACACAGAATTCTCACCTGACGAAGCACCGGCAGTAATCCAGAAGTTGTGCATGTCTGAAATACCCGGCAGGGCCATTCTGCGTTTTCATGATATtcagtag
- the LOC109597153 gene encoding uncharacterized protein LOC109597153, translating into MGMNVDQVYLDLSKLLNDICKFLDKDKLSSLLPHERAIADSLINRSKVQLQEISKITDYVHMDRRNDIIKKKVDTEENYKNYPNQDVEENEEEGQTYNTIEHVGMPPKNPSEDFKFKPQGTMNNYVERDNFGKRPSESSSYSPKEKIVPPPAVCPYSDLPAKDTMYCVKYGYISWKVKVIFGIAKMKRIYAAVYECWLLIYNTDKDMKPATILDLRHHEVKEQDTKYFELSSKKEEMKYFFMALTEKDMKQWVSHISRVHERRVQQEKPMEPLTPQRIEPELSEEEDSENENYQEIDSSFILSNTKPPDLPKRPNIKPSPVAQNNLVVEIKPSLNQLDDEEMEEETYYQIENPIPSGPAFTEDKSEGDRDSFSDDEDDENSIYVQVTNINPSQAKPDPDDDYPTLYYQAGGPLKGQNGDDDGDDIYDTVSAPSEPVKRPPPTLSSASKPPITHQKNEPPPKAPKPVFTRLASRKGFLYST; encoded by the exons ATGGGTATGAATGTTGATCAAGTTTATTTGGATTTGTCCAAGCTTCTAAATG atATTTGCAAATTTTTGGATAAGGACAAACTGTCATCATTGCTTCCCCATGAACGAGCTATTGCCGACAGTCTCATCAACAGATCCAAAGTACAATTAcaagaaatatcaaaaattactgACTATGTGCATATGGACCGCAGAAATG ACATCATTAAGAAAAAAGTGGATacagaagaaaattataaaaactatccGAATCAAG ACGTGGAAGAAAATGAAGAAGAAGGACAAACATACAATACCATAGAACATGTGGGTATGCCACCAAAAAATCCATCTGAAG atttcaaattcaaaccACAAGGTACGATGAATAATTATGTAGAGAGGGATAATTTTGGCAAAC gtCCGTCAGAAAGTTCATCGTATAgtccaaaagaaaaaattgtacCTCCGCCAGCTGTGTGTCCATATTCTG ATCTCCCAGCAAAAGATACAATGTACTGTGTAAAATATGGATACATATCTTGGAAGGTTAAAGTGATATTTGGCATAGCAAAAATGAAACGAATATACGCTGCAGTCTATGAATGTTGGctactaatttataataccGACAAAGATATGAAGCCTGCAACCATTTTAGATCTACGACACCACGAAGTCAAAGAACaagacacaaaatattttgaattgtcTTCAAAAAAAGAGGAGATGAAATATTTC tTCATGGCTTTGACTGAAAAAGACATGAAACAATGGGTGTCTCACATTAGTAGGGTCCACGAAAGACGGGTTCAGCAAGAAAAACCTATGGAACCACTCACACCGCAAAGAATTGAGCCAGAACTTAGTGAAGAAGAGGATTCTGAGAATGAAAATTATCAGGAGATTGACTCTTCATT CATCTTGTCAAACACCAAACCACCGGATTTACCGAAAAGACCAAACATTAAACCCAGTCCTGTTGCCCAAAATAACCTGGTGGTAGAAATAAAACCAAGCTTAAATCAATTAGACGATGAGGAAATGGAGGAGGAAACTTACTACCAGATAGAAAACCCCATTCCATCAGGACCTGCATTTACCGAAGACAAATCCGAAGGGGATCGAGATTCGTTTTCAGACGACGAGGACGATGAGAACAGTATATACGTACAAGTCACCAACATAAACCCATCTCAAGCTAAGCCTGATCCGGACGATGACTATCCGACATTGTATTACCAAGCTGGAGGACCTTTGAAGGGTCAAAACGGTGACGACGACGGCGACGACATTTACGACACCGTATCGGCACCCAGTGAGCCGGTGAAACGGCCCCCACCAACCCTCTCCAGTGCATCAAAGCCGCCCATTACACATCAGAAAAACGAACCGCCCCCAAAGGCGCCCAAACCAGTTTTCACCCGGTTAGCTTCGAGAAAAGGATTTTTATACTCGACATAA
- the LOC109597161 gene encoding uncharacterized protein LOC109597161 isoform X2, translating to MNKLCRQVSIESPGPSIKDCVFSFEVPVPDVPAKGARIRVVCAGACYRMRNRSPSTSSVSSVSSTMSVEDSGYSPAFYGVRDGALFPGYEVSGVIDELGSDVVQTDELKVGSRVVLYPYDGIPHGYAEYIVVPEMSYLVPIPDSLPLGVAAMLPTGALLAKNAVVTAHRHVTELLKDRASDHIVRILIVGTGGLALWALRIAEHHFQTPEYKNRVNITVATLKDEWFLLVGSELKTVNFVQWNEDVYEKQLIERTKDACNGLVDIVIDFGTTSRSLHRSLQCLNTGGVVLVSEDVAERLLPKFSRRSQERNQKIEPVATGSIEQLKQLVKYVASGEIIPPPHTEFSPDEAPAVIQKLCMSEIPGRAILRFHDIQ from the exons ATGAATAAGTTGTGTCGTCAAGTATCCATAGAGTCCCCCGGACCATCCATCAAAGACTGCGTCTTCAGCTTCGAAGTACCAGTCCCCGATGTGCCGGCCAAGGGGGCCCGCATCCGCGTCGTCTGCGCCGGAGCCTGCTACCGCATGAGGAACAGGTCCCCATCCACGTCCAGCGTCTCGTCCGTGTCCAGCACCATGTCCGTCGAGGACTCCGGCTACAGCCCGGCCTTCTACGGCGTCCGAGATGGTGCCCTGTTCCCCGGCTACGAGGTCTCCGGAGTCATCGACGAACTGGGCTCCGACGTCGTCCAGACCGACGAACTAAAGGTCGGCTCCAGAGTCGTCTTGTACCCGTACGACGGTATACCCCACGGCTACGCTGAGTACATCGTCGTTCCGGAGATGTCCTACTTGGTACCCATCCCCGACAGTCTGCCGTTGGGCGTCGCCGCCATGTTGCCCACAGGTGCTCTATTGGCCAAGAACGCGGTCGTCACAGCTCACCGTCACGTCACCGAACTGCTTAAGGATCGCGCCTCCGATCACATCGTGAGGATCTTGATCGTCGGCACCGGTGGCCTGGCATTGTGGGCCCTGAGGATCGCCGAGCACCATTTCCAAACTCCCGAATACAAAAACCGAGTCAATATCACAGTTGCTACCTTAAAGGACGAGTGGTTCTTGCTTGTTGGATCTGAGTTGAAGACCGTCAACTTCGTACAATGGAACGAGGACGTTTACGAGAAGCAGCTCATTGAAAGAACCAAGGACGCGTGCAATGGCTTGGTCGACATTGTCATCGACTTTGGCACCACCTCAAGATCTCTTCATCGATCTCTTCAATGCCTCAACACT GGAGGAGTGGTGTTAGTGAGCGAAGACGTGGCCGAACGTCTCTTGCCCAAGTTCTCGAGACGTAGCCAGGagagaaatcaaaaaattgaacCCGTAGCTACTGGTTCCATCGAACAGTTGAAGCAGCTCGTCAAGTACGTGGCTTCTGGAGAG ATCATCCCTCCGCCTCACACAGAATTCTCACCTGACGAAGCACCGGCAGTAATCCAGAAGTTGTGCATGTCTGAAATACCCGGCAGGGCCATTCTGCGTTTTCATGATATtcagtag